The following is a genomic window from Hippoglossus stenolepis isolate QCI-W04-F060 chromosome 14, HSTE1.2, whole genome shotgun sequence.
TCCTCAGCTTTATTCCAAAAGGTGAGGCCTTATCCTCACTGCCCTggccctgctcctctccctcctctctacTTTCAGACATCACTATCTCACTCTGGGCCCTGCTCCTCAGCTCTGCCCCGTCAGACTTGGCTCCAGGGCTGGGAACCAGGAAAGAGGGGAGGTCTTTGGCAAACATACATTCCTCTGACCCTCTTTCTACGATGCGGACGGTTTTACTTGTCTTGCTCTGAGGTTTGCTGGTTGGAGCTGGAGAGACTTCAGCAGTGGGGCTGTCAGACAAAGTAGCTTCCTCTTCCGCTTCCTTAGCGTCAGCACTTAACACCTCAGAGTTCCTGTTTGAATCTCCAAACTTCTTCTTCGCAGGGGTGATGGAGAACTTGGCGCTGGCAGACATGGTCTTCCTGAGGTTGGTGTGGGAGAGCGCGGGCTGGTCCTCGCTGCCGGGCTGAGGCTGGTTTCTGTTCACGTCTGGGTAGTCGTCATACTTGCCATCTTCCACCCCCTTGAATATCTTGGATCGGATACTCGCCCACTCTGCCAGGACGGCTGCACTGGTTTTGTCTGTAGAGAGTGCAGACTCATTGAGTGATTTGGTTTTGCCAGACTTGCGGTCCGGTGACGTTTTACTCTTGGTTGGCGGTGTACCCTGGGCCTTTCTATCCTCCCCCAGACCCAGCAGAGACTTACAGGCTGTGTCTTTAATCTGGTCTAAATTGACGGCCGTCCCACAGAGCTGGGCGCCCGTCACTAAGATGGCTGTGTGGGGGACATATGGAGATGCTGGCAGGTTGGGGGATTCTGGTCCCTCAGAGGAAAAGGCCTTAGCTCCATCTCTCTGTTCAGCCACAGCACCACTCTGGTAGCCGGAGGCCGGCGTAACAGGCGATAGATTGACCTTCTGGAACAAAATCTGCTTTTCTCCAGAAGAAACCTTGAAAGAGAAGggcctctgtctctcctccatctccctccatcGCATCTCCTCggccctcctcttcctctcctgtggaTCTGAGCTTCCATCAGCATCCTCAAACATCCTCCtttgctcctcctcctttctcatcctctcctctgcctccatctttttcttttcctccatctcttgcGACCTTAGcttctcagcctcctccttttttcttttctcctcttcctctctcagcttcctccttctctcagcctcttctttctcctcacgcctcctcctttcctcctcctctttcctcctctgctcttccagtcgcctcctcccctcctcctcctccctctgtcgatgctcctcctcttctcgcATTCTCCTTTCCTGTTCCTCCCTCtggttcctctcctcctcctctcgccgcctagtttcttcctcttctctaatcctcctctcctcctcctcctccctcagctttctctctgcctcctctcgaagccttctctcttcctcctcctgccattTACGACACCTCTCGTTTTCCTCCTCTAGTTCACGCAGCCTCATCTCCTCcgccctctgcctcctctcgtCTTCATCCTGTCTgagcctctgctcctccagctctctcttcctccttgtcTCCTGTCTTTCCTCCTCATGGAGTCTCTGTTTCTTGAAGCCATCTAGGGACTCGACAGACGCCCTGCGCTGGTCATCACTAGACcctcctgctgcctccaggTCCTCTTGAAGAACGCCAGGGATGGAAATGTCTTGGAGCTCCTGTGGATGTGGAAACATGGTTGTTAATAAGTTTCCTTCTTCTAAAAATGCTGATAAGAGTCACAGAATCAATCAACATGCTAACACCCATTTGCTGCAGCTCATATCTGGACTACTCACCTGTGTGACGCGTCGATGCTTGCGAGAGATTCTCTGGTTTTTTGGTTTGACGGACAGCTTATGCTTGGCAGCTGTGTTGTCTAAGCGAGGAGCAGACTGCGGGACGGCGTCCAGATTGATGGACTCAATCGTACCAGTGGGTGGAAGAACTCGTTTGGATCTCGGGGACTTCACTGGGGTGGTGTGTGCCTGAGCCCCTTGCACCTGCtgctgtcaaaataaaagagcgATTATTAACAACTGAAACACTGGAGATCTGACTGATTTGTCATTTAACTCCTATAACATTGTCGGActcagttttcattttgattgATGCAGCAAAACCACAGATTATTTCcttggatttaaaaacaaatatggcaactacattacccacaatgcaacagacTACTGACAGTACTGTTGATGAGGAGCAGGTAGAGTTCTGGTTAGCTTACGTCTTTCGAACTCCACTGTTCATTTAAGATAGTGGTCAGTCTTCATGCATGTCCCTCTCGAGCTATTTATggctacatactgtatatgtagtAGTACAAACTTTGATTTTAACCATTGCAGTTTCCCTTTCAAAATAACACCCAACTGTCATCTGAATacgttttttattctttcacacaacctcgtgttttgacCAGGGAATACGTTGAGGTAGGGACTTCATTCAACAAGAACcgaaaatacacaaaacattccaagacacaaagaaaacacaaataagaaacaGTAAAATTTGCTAAAtagcaaaaacaaatgcaaaagtcAAATCCTTAGgaataaatacagttcataAAAATTGTATTGAAATGTAAAGCAAATGACTCAATTAAAACTAATGAATCGAATATAACATGAATAGCTGGAGgtaaaaggtgaaataaaaaactataattGCCCTACAGATAAAATGAGTTGAGCTTTATGGTATCTGGATGTTATTCCATGTTGCAGGTGCATGCTGAGAAAAACTGGAATTACTGAGCTcagtaaaaagataaataaatagataaataaaacccAGTGTGTTTATGGCCTAACAGATAGAGTGGACAATAAAACCTAACCCAAGTTGATGAGCTGTGGTTTGGTTCTGTGGTTTGGCCTACCTTTGGTTCTGTTTTTTGTGGCTCGGCCTCCATCTGGGCCAACACCTTCAGAGGGCTCCGGGGAATCTCTTCCTCGTCTGAACTTCCCTCATCTCCCTCACTCCTTCTCAGGGAAGACGGCCTCTGGCCAAACTTTATACCTTGTGCTATCTGCCTCTGTGTCATCGACACggagtaaaaatacattatacacATACAGAGGAGATTATTGATTGGTAACAGCGGATATCTCTACACGGCCCACCTGCAGATTCCGAACCTTATCCGATACGTTTTCCTGGGACATGCTGTGATCCAGACCGGGCTCTGTCGCCGGCTCCTCTGGGATGAAGATGCTGTCGTGTGAGAGAGCTCGAGAGCCGATGGGATTCAACCCCCTGCAGAAGAAAGAGGCAGTCAGCACTgtctgtcattcattcatttagcaTGAGCGAGCTAAATCCTTTTGGTCTTTACAAAGCGGCAGTGTGAGCACATTAATTAAAGGCTCAAATCAACGTCCCGCCTTGTCATAAACTGCATTGAACAGAGCCTCACCCTGTTTTTCTACAGATTGTGTAACCACAACTTGATGCTTTTATGTGAATCTGTGTCCACACTTTCATTTTGTGAAGACATCTGATAAGAGGCCTGGTTGTTTaactgaataaaaatatatgtggCAAGACATAACTGAAAGCAAAGTTTATTATGTGTGTAATAATGAAACTATCCATATAATCCATATCACTAACCTCAGATTTTGATTGGACTCCTCATCATCAGATACGAGTCCATTGGACACTTCCCCAGTAGAAACACTCGCCTTCAGCTCTGCTCCATCAAAGCCCCCTTTCGCCTTccgctccttcttcttcttcccaaACAGTCGTCTGAAGGGCTGGAATTTGCCCTGTCGTCTTCTCTCTGTGg
Proteins encoded in this region:
- the cracd gene encoding capping protein inhibiting regulator of actin dynamics isoform X2, whose translation is MATDAVENKHDMLLEVTESKGPERRRQGKFQPFRRLFGKKKKERKAKGGFDGAELKASVSTGEVSNGLVSDDEESNQNLRGLNPIGSRALSHDSIFIPEEPATEPGLDHSMSQENVSDKVRNLQRQIAQGIKFGQRPSSLRRSEGDEGSSDEEEIPRSPLKVLAQMEAEPQKTEPKQVQGAQAHTTPVKSPRSKRVLPPTGTIESINLDAVPQSAPRLDNTAAKHKLSVKPKNQRISRKHRRVTQELQDISIPGVLQEDLEAAGGSSDDQRRASVESLDGFKKQRLHEEERQETRRKRELEEQRLRQDEDERRQRAEEMRLRELEEENERCRKWQEEEERRLREEAERKLREEEEERRIREEEETRRREEEERNQREEQERRMREEEEHRQREEEEGRRRLEEQRRKEEEERRRREEKEEAERRRKLREEEEKRKKEEAEKLRSQEMEEKKKMEAEERMRKEEEQRRMFEDADGSSDPQERKRRAEEMRWREMEERQRPFSFKVSSGEKQILFQKVNLSPVTPASGYQSGAVAEQRDGAKAFSSEGPESPNLPASPYVPHTAILVTGAQLCGTAVNLDQIKDTACKSLLGLGEDRKAQGTPPTKSKTSPDRKSGKTKSLNESALSTDKTSAAVLAEWASIRSKIFKGVEDGKYDDYPDVNRNQPQPGSEDQPALSHTNLRKTMSASAKFSITPAKKKFGDSNRNSEVLSADAKEAEEEATLSDSPTAEVSPAPTSKPQSKTSKTVRIVERGSEECMFAKDLPSFLVPSPGAKSDGAELRSRAQSEIVMSESREEGEEQGQGSEDKASPFGIKLRRTNFSLRFHSEQSTEKRKKRYSAGDSFDGVPSPLTPIEPDLDACSVFSDKSSPASPQQEGAICKFLHACASPVGPRAKQGKSTSPTARSESETVLSKPPIYRRPTTSPRSTGSVPTPPPSPLPKVVHAPPSDALIQRTGGRDSSSQEPTSRSEEPSAVAHLHRSSHGQVQGEEEVKEKRSFFPSINIPWREKADRKTELIRKEKPSLQSRHSLDSARVQEKEAGPLWITLALQKQKGFREQQQNREEHRTQREAKQAVKQARERDSVTLLSPTESKGSGSCSPSKPQTPEEPKRPDSLFGRLERKEQLKKANTLPSSVTVEIADSTPSPPAVKEVSKRFPSSDSPQVSTEPAWLALAKRKAKAWSDCPQIIK
- the cracd gene encoding capping protein inhibiting regulator of actin dynamics isoform X4, producing the protein MSQENVSDKVRNLQRQIAQGIKFGQRPSSLRRSEGDEGSSDEEEIPRSPLKVLAQMEAEPQKTEPKQQVQGAQAHTTPVKSPRSKRVLPPTGTIESINLDAVPQSAPRLDNTAAKHKLSVKPKNQRISRKHRRVTQELQDISIPGVLQEDLEAAGGSSDDQRRASVESLDGFKKQRLHEEERQETRRKRELEEQRLRQDEDERRQRAEEMRLRELEEENERCRKWQEEEERRLREEAERKLREEEEERRIREEEETRRREEEERNQREEQERRMREEEEHRQREEEEGRRRLEEQRRKEEEERRRREEKEEAERRRKLREEEEKRKKEEAEKLRSQEMEEKKKMEAEERMRKEEEQRRMFEDADGSSDPQERKRRAEEMRWREMEERQRPFSFKVSSGEKQILFQKVNLSPVTPASGYQSGAVAEQRDGAKAFSSEGPESPNLPASPYVPHTAILVTGAQLCGTAVNLDQIKDTACKSLLGLGEDRKAQGTPPTKSKTSPDRKSGKTKSLNESALSTDKTSAAVLAEWASIRSKIFKGVEDGKYDDYPDVNRNQPQPGSEDQPALSHTNLRKTMSASAKFSITPAKKKFGDSNRNSEVLSADAKEAEEEATLSDSPTAEVSPAPTSKPQSKTSKTVRIVERGSEECMFAKDLPSFLVPSPGAKSDGAELRSRAQSEIVMSESREEGEEQGQGSEDKASPFGIKLRRTNFSLRFHSEQSTEKRKKRYSAGDSFDGVPSPLTPIEPDLDACSVFSDKSSPASPQQEGAICKFLHACASPVGPRAKQGKSTSPTARSESETVLSKPPIYRRPTTSPRSTGSVPTPPPSPLPKVVHAPPSDALIQRTGGRDSSSQEPTSRSEEPSAVAHLHRSSHGQVQGEEEVKEKRSFFPSINIPWREKADRKTELIRKEKPSLQSRHSLDSARVQEKEAGPLWITLALQKQKGFREQQQNREEHRTQREAKQAVKQARERDSVTLLSPTESKGSGSCSPSKPQTPEEPKRPDSLFGRLERKEQLKKANTLPSSVTVEIADSTPSPPAVKEVSKRFPSSDSPQVSTEPAWLALAKRKAKAWSDCPQIIK
- the cracd gene encoding capping protein inhibiting regulator of actin dynamics isoform X3 gives rise to the protein MATDAVENKHDMLLEVTESKGPERRRQGKFQPFRRLFGKKKKERKAKGGFDGAELKASVSTGEVSNGLVSDDEESNQNLRGLNPIGSRALSHDSIFIPEEPATEPGLDHSMSQENVSDKVRNLQIAQGIKFGQRPSSLRRSEGDEGSSDEEEIPRSPLKVLAQMEAEPQKTEPKQQVQGAQAHTTPVKSPRSKRVLPPTGTIESINLDAVPQSAPRLDNTAAKHKLSVKPKNQRISRKHRRVTQELQDISIPGVLQEDLEAAGGSSDDQRRASVESLDGFKKQRLHEEERQETRRKRELEEQRLRQDEDERRQRAEEMRLRELEEENERCRKWQEEEERRLREEAERKLREEEEERRIREEEETRRREEEERNQREEQERRMREEEEHRQREEEEGRRRLEEQRRKEEEERRRREEKEEAERRRKLREEEEKRKKEEAEKLRSQEMEEKKKMEAEERMRKEEEQRRMFEDADGSSDPQERKRRAEEMRWREMEERQRPFSFKVSSGEKQILFQKVNLSPVTPASGYQSGAVAEQRDGAKAFSSEGPESPNLPASPYVPHTAILVTGAQLCGTAVNLDQIKDTACKSLLGLGEDRKAQGTPPTKSKTSPDRKSGKTKSLNESALSTDKTSAAVLAEWASIRSKIFKGVEDGKYDDYPDVNRNQPQPGSEDQPALSHTNLRKTMSASAKFSITPAKKKFGDSNRNSEVLSADAKEAEEEATLSDSPTAEVSPAPTSKPQSKTSKTVRIVERGSEECMFAKDLPSFLVPSPGAKSDGAELRSRAQSEIVMSESREEGEEQGQGSEDKASPFGIKLRRTNFSLRFHSEQSTEKRKKRYSAGDSFDGVPSPLTPIEPDLDACSVFSDKSSPASPQQEGAICKFLHACASPVGPRAKQGKSTSPTARSESETVLSKPPIYRRPTTSPRSTGSVPTPPPSPLPKVVHAPPSDALIQRTGGRDSSSQEPTSRSEEPSAVAHLHRSSHGQVQGEEEVKEKRSFFPSINIPWREKADRKTELIRKEKPSLQSRHSLDSARVQEKEAGPLWITLALQKQKGFREQQQNREEHRTQREAKQAVKQARERDSVTLLSPTESKGSGSCSPSKPQTPEEPKRPDSLFGRLERKEQLKKANTLPSSVTVEIADSTPSPPAVKEVSKRFPSSDSPQVSTEPAWLALAKRKAKAWSDCPQIIK
- the cracd gene encoding capping protein inhibiting regulator of actin dynamics isoform X1 gives rise to the protein MATDAVENKHDMLLEVTESKGPERRRQGKFQPFRRLFGKKKKERKAKGGFDGAELKASVSTGEVSNGLVSDDEESNQNLRGLNPIGSRALSHDSIFIPEEPATEPGLDHSMSQENVSDKVRNLQRQIAQGIKFGQRPSSLRRSEGDEGSSDEEEIPRSPLKVLAQMEAEPQKTEPKQQVQGAQAHTTPVKSPRSKRVLPPTGTIESINLDAVPQSAPRLDNTAAKHKLSVKPKNQRISRKHRRVTQELQDISIPGVLQEDLEAAGGSSDDQRRASVESLDGFKKQRLHEEERQETRRKRELEEQRLRQDEDERRQRAEEMRLRELEEENERCRKWQEEEERRLREEAERKLREEEEERRIREEEETRRREEEERNQREEQERRMREEEEHRQREEEEGRRRLEEQRRKEEEERRRREEKEEAERRRKLREEEEKRKKEEAEKLRSQEMEEKKKMEAEERMRKEEEQRRMFEDADGSSDPQERKRRAEEMRWREMEERQRPFSFKVSSGEKQILFQKVNLSPVTPASGYQSGAVAEQRDGAKAFSSEGPESPNLPASPYVPHTAILVTGAQLCGTAVNLDQIKDTACKSLLGLGEDRKAQGTPPTKSKTSPDRKSGKTKSLNESALSTDKTSAAVLAEWASIRSKIFKGVEDGKYDDYPDVNRNQPQPGSEDQPALSHTNLRKTMSASAKFSITPAKKKFGDSNRNSEVLSADAKEAEEEATLSDSPTAEVSPAPTSKPQSKTSKTVRIVERGSEECMFAKDLPSFLVPSPGAKSDGAELRSRAQSEIVMSESREEGEEQGQGSEDKASPFGIKLRRTNFSLRFHSEQSTEKRKKRYSAGDSFDGVPSPLTPIEPDLDACSVFSDKSSPASPQQEGAICKFLHACASPVGPRAKQGKSTSPTARSESETVLSKPPIYRRPTTSPRSTGSVPTPPPSPLPKVVHAPPSDALIQRTGGRDSSSQEPTSRSEEPSAVAHLHRSSHGQVQGEEEVKEKRSFFPSINIPWREKADRKTELIRKEKPSLQSRHSLDSARVQEKEAGPLWITLALQKQKGFREQQQNREEHRTQREAKQAVKQARERDSVTLLSPTESKGSGSCSPSKPQTPEEPKRPDSLFGRLERKEQLKKANTLPSSVTVEIADSTPSPPAVKEVSKRFPSSDSPQVSTEPAWLALAKRKAKAWSDCPQIIK